A genomic stretch from Spongiibacter nanhainus includes:
- the imuA gene encoding translesion DNA synthesis-associated protein ImuA has protein sequence MSSSPLQTLLDRHQLWRAGLTSAPDKSGLHTGFAALDAALHLGGWPPDGSTELLCDQLGIGELWLLMPSLVERSQHGPIAWINPPCTPNIAAWEHHGLAAHRQLLLSPKLLADQLWAAEEILRSGVFSAVLSWFSCRELQDRQLRRLHVAAKEGQCWHLHFRSGHCAQQVSPAPLRLQLAAETDSLLLRVIKQPGGPAAPELLLARPKELYHRQRPVKDWPSFTSVDLAQHGTSRRRLRLIPALQPARPTPIRTDQRGVQ, from the coding sequence ATGTCATCAAGCCCCCTGCAAACATTGCTGGACCGACACCAGCTCTGGCGTGCCGGCCTGACCTCAGCCCCCGACAAATCCGGTCTACACACCGGTTTTGCCGCGCTGGATGCCGCCCTGCACCTGGGGGGCTGGCCGCCGGATGGCTCCACAGAATTGCTCTGTGATCAGTTGGGCATAGGCGAACTGTGGCTGCTGATGCCAAGCTTGGTGGAACGCAGCCAACACGGCCCCATTGCCTGGATCAATCCACCCTGTACCCCCAATATCGCCGCCTGGGAGCATCACGGACTCGCCGCCCACCGGCAATTGCTGCTCAGCCCCAAACTGCTGGCCGACCAGTTATGGGCGGCGGAGGAGATACTGCGCAGTGGCGTGTTCAGCGCCGTGTTGAGCTGGTTTTCCTGCCGCGAGTTGCAAGACCGTCAGTTGCGGCGGCTGCACGTGGCCGCCAAGGAAGGGCAGTGCTGGCACCTACACTTTCGCTCCGGTCACTGCGCCCAGCAGGTCTCCCCCGCTCCGCTGCGTCTGCAATTAGCGGCGGAGACAGACAGCCTGCTGCTGCGTGTTATCAAACAGCCCGGTGGACCGGCAGCACCGGAGTTACTGTTGGCCCGCCCCAAGGAGCTATACCATCGGCAGCGGCCAGTTAAGGACTGGCCCAGCTTCACCAGTGTCGACCTGGCACAGCACGGCACCAGCCGGCGGCGCCTGCGGCTTATACCCGCCCTTCAACCGGCGCGGCCCACTCCCATCCGCACGGACCAGCGCGGTGTACAGTGA